The DNA sequence ATCATCAAGGGCGACGCGTCCGGTTCGGTGGAGGCTCTCGAGTCCTCGCTGCTCCAGCTCGACGTCGGCGAAGAGGTCGACATCCGGATCCTGCACCGCGGTGTGGGTGCGGTCACCGAGTCGGACATCAACCTGGCGACCGGCTCCGACGCTATCGTGATCGGCTTCAACGTGCGCGCCGCAGGGCGCGCCGAGCAGATGGCCGAGCGCGAGGGCGTGGACGTCCGGTACTACTCGGTCATCTACCAGGCGATCGAAGAGATCGAAGCGGCCCTCAAGGGCATGCTCAAGCCGGAGTACGAAGAGGTCGAGCTCGGCACGGCGGAGATCCGCGAGATCTTCCGCTCGTCCAAGCTGGGCAACATCGCCGGTGTGCTGGTCCGCTCCGGCGAGGTCAAGCGCAACACCAAGGCGCGCCTGCTGCGCGATGGCAAGGTCATCGCGGAGAGCCTCAACATCTCCGGTCTGCGCCGCTTCAAGGACGACGTCACCGAGATCCGCGAAGGCTTCGAGGGCGGTATCAACCTCGGAAACTTCAACGACATCAAGATCGACGACGTCATCGCGACGTACGAGATGCGCGAGAAGCCGCGAGGCTGATCAACTCTCGGGTCCGCGAGGACCCGGAGGGATTCGGAAAGGGTCCGGGAGTTCGCTCCCGGCCCCCCTCCACCACGGTCGGGGCCGGTCGACGGGTCGTATTTCCGTCGATCGGCTCCGGCCGTTCCGGTACGGTTTGGATGTCCCCGGCAAGCTCTGGCGGGGCACGAACCCGAACCGGCGGGACATCCGGACACACATGTATGTGGGGACCCTGTCCTTCGATCTGCTCCTCGGCGACGTACGGTCGTTGAAGGAGAAGCGTTCCGTCGTCCGCCCGATCGTCGCCGAGCTCCAGCGCAAGTACGCGGTGAGCGCGGCCGAGACCGGCGGACAGAATCTCCACCGCAGGGCCGAGATCGGCCTTGCCGTGGTCTCCGGTGACACCGGACACCTCACGGACGTACTGGACCGCTGCGAACGGCTGGTCGCAGGACGCCCCGAGGTGGAGCTGCTGTCGGTGAGACGGCGGCTGCACAGTGACGAAGACTGACAGTCGAGCGAAATCAGAAGGAAGAGTGACGGACCGGTGACCGACAACGCGCGGGCCCGCAAGCTGGCCGATCGCATCCAGGTCGTGGTCGCGGAGACCCTGGACCGGCGAATCAAGGATCCGCGGCTGGGATTCGTGACGATCACGGACGCCCGGGTCACCGGCGACCTGCGGGAGGCCACGGTCTTCTACACGGTCTACGGCGACGACGAGGAGCGCGCGGCCTCCGCCGCGGCGCTGGAGAGCGCCAAGGGCGTCCTCCGTACCGAGGTCGGCCGGCAGACCGGGGTCAGGTTCACGCCGAGCCTGGCCTTTGTCCCGGATGCCCTCCCGGACAACGCCCGCACCATCGAGGACCTCCTCGACAAGGCGCGGGCCAAGGACGCGGAGGTGCGCCAGGTGTCCACGGGCGCGCAGTACGCCGGCGACGCCGACCCGTACCGCAAGCCCGAGGACGAGGACGAGGAGACCGGGACCGGGACCGACGGATCCTCCGGGAAGAACGAGGGCCCGGCCTCCGCATGACCGAGCAGACCACCACGCCGGACGGTCTTGTCATCGTCGACAAGCCGTCCGGCTTCACTTCGCACGACGTCGTCGCCAAGATGCGCGGCATCGCCCGGACCCGGCGGGTCGGCCACGCCGGCACGCTGGACCCCATGGCGACCGGCGTCCTCGTGCTCGGGGTCCAGCGGGCCACCAAGCTGCTGGGCCACCTCGCCCTGACCGAGAAGGAGTACCTCGGCACGATCCGGCTCGGCCAGGACACCGTCACCGACGACGCCGAGGGCGAGATCACCTCGTCCACCGACGCCTCCGGTGTGACCCGGGAGTCCATCGACGCCGGGGTGGCCGCACTGACCGGACGGATCATGCAGGTCCCGTCCAAGGTCAGCGCCATCAAGATCAACGGCAAGCGGTCCTACGCGCGGGTGCGCGGCGGCGAGGAGTTCGAGATCCCGGCCCGTCCGGTGACCGTCTCCTCCTTCCGCGTCTACGACGTCCGTGAGGCCGTCGCCGAGGACGGCACCCCCGTCCTCGACCTGGTCGTCTCCGTCGTCTGCTCCTCGGGGACGTACATCCGCGCCATCGCCCGCGACCTCGGCGCCGGGCTCGGCGTCGGCGGCCACCTGACCGCGCTGCGCCGCACCCGGGTCGGCCCCTACGGGCTGGACAGGGCACGGACGCTCGACCAGCACCAGCAGGAGCTGACCGTGATGCCGGTCGCCGAGGCGGCGGCCTCCGCGTTCCCCCGCTGGGACGTGGACGACAAGCGCGCCAAGCTGCTCCTCAACGGCGTACGGCTGGACATGCCCGCGTACCCGCCGGGGCCGGTCGCGGTCTTCGGGCCCGACGGCGCGTTCCTCGTGCTCGTCGAGGAGGAGAAGGGCAAGGCCAAGAGCCTCGCCGTCTTCGCCTGAGCCGGTACGCCCGGCGCCTCGCGTCCGAGCCCTGCGCCCCGCGTCCGAGCCCGGGCCCCGGGCCCGCCGTGCCCCGGGCCCGCCGTGCCGCGCACCGGTGGCGTTCCCGCGTCCGGACCGCGCCCGCTACGGCGGGTCATGCGTGGGGCGGGCACCCATGCCCCGCCCGGTGCCCGCCCCACGTTCCCCTCCCCGGGACCATCCCTGCTCCCCGGGGGACACGCCTATTCACCCCATTGGACGGGCGCTCGGAGTGAATACCGGGGGCGTGGGGGGCGCTTTCCCCGTCCGCGCGCTCCCGGAGATCTCCGGCGGCCTAACGTCGCACCATGGGCAGTGGGGACCGGTCGAAACTGGTAAGAATCTGTGATCAGGCCGGCCGGCCGCGAGGGACGGGATTCGTCGCGGACGACCGCGGCACGGTCATCACCGCCCATCAGGCCGTGACCGCCCCGGGCCCGCTTCTCCTGCACGGCACCGGCGGCCGCACCTGTACCGTCGCCCCCGACGACATCACCGCGCTGCCCGCCCTCGGCCTCGCCCTCCTGCGCACCGGCGACCCCGACGTCCTCGACGCGGAGCCCCTGCCCATCGCCGCCCGCGACCTCGCGGAGCCCGGCGGTTACGTGGACATCGCCGCCCACGGGCGGCGCGAGGCCCGGGTGCTCGGCACCACCCCCGCCACCTACACCACGGCGGACGGCGTCGGACACCCGGTCCCCGCCGCCCTGGAGCTGGCCCTCGGCACCGACGGCCGGGACGCCCTGCGCTCCGGGGGCGCGGCCATCGGCGGACCCGTTTTCGACCCGGCCACCGGCGCGGTCGTCGGGATCCTCTGCACCGCCCTCACGGCCCCGCACGAGGCGGCGGGCCTCGCGCTCCCGATCGTCCGGGGCGCGGAGGGGGCGCTGGACGCCCTGCTGCGCCGCAACGCCACCGCCGCCCCCGCCTACGGCCCCGACCTCAACCTCGCCGGGGCCCTCCAGCTCACCGCCACCTCCGTAGGTTCGGCGGACGGCCCGCGAGCCCGCACCGCCCCCGTCGAGCGCGCCGACGTCCACGCCGAGCTCGCCGCCTTCGCCGCCGGCACGGGCCTGGTCCTCGGCCTCGTCGGAGCACCCGGCACCGGCCGCACCACCGAGCTGGCCGCCCTCGCGGAGCGCCGCGCGAACGGCGCCGCGCCCGCCCCCACGCTCTGGCTGCGCGGCGCCGACCTGCTGGCCGACGACACCTCGATCGCGGACGCCGCGAGCCGGGCGCTCACCCGCGCCGCCCGGATCGTCGCCGCCGCCGGGGCGCGCGGCGACATGAGCATCGTCACCCCGGAGCGCGTCGCCGGGCTCGCCGCGGACGCCGGGCATCCGCTCCTGGTGGTCCTCGACGGCCCCGAGGAGATGGAGCCGCTCCTGGCCCACCGGCTCGCCGACTGGACGGCCGGCACCGCCGTCTGGCTGCGCGAGCAGGGCGTCCGGCTCGTCGTGGCCTGCCGTCCCGAGCACTGGGAGACCGCGGGCGCCCTCTACCCGCCGGGCGCCCTGCACCGCCCGCACCGCCCCGCCCGCCGGCTGCCGCCCGCCCTGCGCCTGGGCGACCTCACCCCCGAGCAGGCCGAGCGGGCCAAGGAGGCCTACGGCATCCCGCCCGCCGCCCTCGCCCCCGGCCACGACCGGCACCCGCTCACGCTGAGGCTCCTCGCCGAGGTCCGCGCCGCACTGCCGCCCGGCGTACCCGGCTGCCCGGACACCGAGGACGTCTTCGGCGCCCACCTCGACCTGCTCTGCGTGCGCGTCGCCGTCCGGATCGCCGCCGCCGCCGACGAACAGCCCCGCGGCGCCGCCGTACGCCGGCTCGCCGCCGGGGTGGCGGGCCAGGTCCACGAGGCGGCCCGCCGCTGCCTGGGTCCCGGCCAGGGCGAGCTGGACCGGGCGGCGTTCGAGGAGATCTTCCCCTGGCGCACCGGCTGGGCCTCCGCCGTCCTCACCGAGGGCCTCCTCGTCCCCGCCGGGGCGGGCTACCGCTTCGCCCACGAGGAGCTCGGCGACTGGGTGCAGGGCGCCCACCTCGACCTGGACGCTGCCCTGCGCTCCCTGGTGCACCGCTGGCACCGGGGGAGCGGCGGCCCGGACCGGGCGCCGCACCCCCCTGCCGTCGGTGAACCCCGCAGTCTGCCGGTGCCCCGGCACCGCATCGGACCGGTGATCCAGGCCATGGTGCTCCTCGGCCGCCGCCAGGGCACGGCCGCGCTCGCGCACCGGATGGCCGACCTGATCGAGGCGCTGGACCGGCTGCGGACCGACGAGGGCCCGCGCGACGGGGACGCCGCCTGGTGGGCGGCCCACCTGCTGGGCGGCAGCCTGCTGCGGGTGCCCGACGCCCGCCCGTACCTCGGCGTCCTGCGCGTTCTCGCCGGCCGCATCACCCGCCACTCCGCCGCCCCCGACGGACCCGGGGGCCTCGGGGCGTACGGGGAGTTCGGTCCCTGGTTCTGGCGGCGACTGCGCCTCCCCGAGGAGGACCGGATCGACCTGCTCCGGCGTCTCGTGCCCGCCGACGGGCTGCCCCGCACCGACGGCGACGAACGCTATCTGGACGCGGTCGCCCGCCGCCTCGCCCTCGACGCCCCGGCCGTGCAGCCGCTGCTGTGCCGCTGGTTCACCGACGAACGTCCGCTGCTCGTGGGCCCCGACGCCCCGGACGTCCCGCTGCGCCCCACGGTCGCCGCCGCCGCGCAGGCCCTGCTGTACGCCCGCCGCGACCTCGCCCCCGACGACCTGGCCGACGCGCTGATCGCCACCCCGCACCAGCGCGCCGGGGAGCTGCTGCTCGCCCTCGCCGAGGACGAGCCCACCGCGCTCTGCCGGGCCGTGGAGCGCTGGGCCCGCGACGAGGACCGCCCGGCCCGCCGCGCCGCCGCCGCCCACTACGCCGGACTCCTCCAGCCGCGGGTCACCGCCGAGGGCGACCGGGCCCTGCTGCGCTCCGCCGCTCTCGTGCTGCTGGACCGCCCCGACGACGCCGCCCTGCACGCCGCCGCCCTCACCCTCCTCGTCCGCGACCCGGTGGCCGGGGAGCGCCATCTCCCGGCTGCCCTGCGCGCGTTCGCCGCCGGAGACCCCCGGCTGTCCGTCGAGCTGCTCGCCGAGGTGTTCCCCGCCCACCAGGAGCCGGTCCTCGCCGCTCTCCGCGCCCGTCTCGCCCGCCCCGGGGACGGTGGGGGCGCGGTGCTGCGGGCGCTGGCCGGACTCGACACGCCCGCGCTCGCGCTGCACGTCGCCGGTCTCGTACGGGAGTACATCGACGCCCATCCCCAGGACGGCACGCACGCCGCCGAGTACGTCGACCTCCGCCTGGAGCACGGTCCCGCGGCCCGGGCACTGCTCCTGCCCCTGGTGACCGGGCTGCTGCGGGACCGCCCCGCACCGCCGCCGGTGCGCGCCGCGCTCGCCCGGGTCCTCGCCGGAGCCGGGAGCGCCGCGTCCCGGCCGCTGCGGGCGGAGCTGCTGGAGGTCCTGCTGGAGTTCGAGCAGGTCACCGGCCGGGACCCGGATGTGCTGGAAGCCCTCCTGCGGGCCGCGGCCGAGGGCTCGGAACGCCGCCCGGAGATCCGTACGCGCGCGCTCGTGCACCGCACCGGGATGCTGCTGGTCCGCACCCCCGAAGGCGCCGCCCGCTTTGACCGGGGCCTGGTCGAACTCGCCCGGGACGTGCCCGGATTCGCCGCCCTCGTCACCCGCTGGCTGGCCGACGCCCCCCAGGAGTGGGCGGCGGTCGTGGGCCCGAGCGCCCGGCGCACGGTCGAGGCGTTGGAG is a window from the Streptomyces sp. MMBL 11-1 genome containing:
- a CDS encoding DUF503 domain-containing protein; translated protein: MYVGTLSFDLLLGDVRSLKEKRSVVRPIVAELQRKYAVSAAETGGQNLHRRAEIGLAVVSGDTGHLTDVLDRCERLVAGRPEVELLSVRRRLHSDED
- the rbfA gene encoding 30S ribosome-binding factor RbfA: MTDNARARKLADRIQVVVAETLDRRIKDPRLGFVTITDARVTGDLREATVFYTVYGDDEERAASAAALESAKGVLRTEVGRQTGVRFTPSLAFVPDALPDNARTIEDLLDKARAKDAEVRQVSTGAQYAGDADPYRKPEDEDEETGTGTDGSSGKNEGPASA
- the truB gene encoding tRNA pseudouridine(55) synthase TruB, with translation MTEQTTTPDGLVIVDKPSGFTSHDVVAKMRGIARTRRVGHAGTLDPMATGVLVLGVQRATKLLGHLALTEKEYLGTIRLGQDTVTDDAEGEITSSTDASGVTRESIDAGVAALTGRIMQVPSKVSAIKINGKRSYARVRGGEEFEIPARPVTVSSFRVYDVREAVAEDGTPVLDLVVSVVCSSGTYIRAIARDLGAGLGVGGHLTALRRTRVGPYGLDRARTLDQHQQELTVMPVAEAAASAFPRWDVDDKRAKLLLNGVRLDMPAYPPGPVAVFGPDGAFLVLVEEEKGKAKSLAVFA
- a CDS encoding trypsin-like peptidase domain-containing protein; translation: MGSGDRSKLVRICDQAGRPRGTGFVADDRGTVITAHQAVTAPGPLLLHGTGGRTCTVAPDDITALPALGLALLRTGDPDVLDAEPLPIAARDLAEPGGYVDIAAHGRREARVLGTTPATYTTADGVGHPVPAALELALGTDGRDALRSGGAAIGGPVFDPATGAVVGILCTALTAPHEAAGLALPIVRGAEGALDALLRRNATAAPAYGPDLNLAGALQLTATSVGSADGPRARTAPVERADVHAELAAFAAGTGLVLGLVGAPGTGRTTELAALAERRANGAAPAPTLWLRGADLLADDTSIADAASRALTRAARIVAAAGARGDMSIVTPERVAGLAADAGHPLLVVLDGPEEMEPLLAHRLADWTAGTAVWLREQGVRLVVACRPEHWETAGALYPPGALHRPHRPARRLPPALRLGDLTPEQAERAKEAYGIPPAALAPGHDRHPLTLRLLAEVRAALPPGVPGCPDTEDVFGAHLDLLCVRVAVRIAAAADEQPRGAAVRRLAAGVAGQVHEAARRCLGPGQGELDRAAFEEIFPWRTGWASAVLTEGLLVPAGAGYRFAHEELGDWVQGAHLDLDAALRSLVHRWHRGSGGPDRAPHPPAVGEPRSLPVPRHRIGPVIQAMVLLGRRQGTAALAHRMADLIEALDRLRTDEGPRDGDAAWWAAHLLGGSLLRVPDARPYLGVLRVLAGRITRHSAAPDGPGGLGAYGEFGPWFWRRLRLPEEDRIDLLRRLVPADGLPRTDGDERYLDAVARRLALDAPAVQPLLCRWFTDERPLLVGPDAPDVPLRPTVAAAAQALLYARRDLAPDDLADALIATPHQRAGELLLALAEDEPTALCRAVERWARDEDRPARRAAAAHYAGLLQPRVTAEGDRALLRSAALVLLDRPDDAALHAAALTLLVRDPVAGERHLPAALRAFAAGDPRLSVELLAEVFPAHQEPVLAALRARLARPGDGGGAVLRALAGLDTPALALHVAGLVREYIDAHPQDGTHAAEYVDLRLEHGPAARALLLPLVTGLLRDRPAPPPVRAALARVLAGAGSAASRPLRAELLEVLLEFEQVTGRDPDVLEALLRAAAEGSERRPEIRTRALVHRTGMLLVRTPEGAARFDRGLVELARDVPGFAALVTRWLADAPQEWAAVVGPSARRTVEALETSRQPMPMPMQAAGREHGSLRPA